A DNA window from Mariprofundus aestuarium contains the following coding sequences:
- the map gene encoding type I methionyl aminopeptidase: MVQIKTAADIEAMKPACHHAADTLVMIEPYIKPGITTDEINELVHDFTVKAGAIPAPLNYHGFPKSVCTSVNHVVCHGIPGNKTLVDGDIINVDVTSIINGWFGDNSKTFFVGTPKIKATKVVEVARQALEIGIEVVKPGATLGDIGHAIQSYVEGERCSVVREYCGHGIGRAFHEDPQVLHYGKPGDGLKLEPGMVFTIEPMVNIGRAAVKLLGDNWTVVTRDKSLSAQFEHTLAVTETGCEILTVPSR; this comes from the coding sequence ATGGTTCAGATCAAAACAGCAGCAGATATCGAGGCAATGAAACCTGCATGTCATCACGCAGCGGATACACTGGTGATGATTGAGCCATATATTAAGCCCGGCATCACCACCGACGAGATCAACGAACTGGTTCACGATTTTACAGTCAAGGCCGGCGCCATCCCTGCCCCGCTGAACTACCACGGCTTTCCGAAATCGGTCTGCACCTCGGTCAACCATGTCGTATGCCACGGCATTCCGGGCAATAAAACACTGGTGGATGGTGACATTATCAATGTGGATGTTACCAGCATCATCAACGGCTGGTTCGGTGACAACAGTAAAACCTTCTTTGTCGGCACACCAAAAATCAAGGCAACAAAGGTGGTTGAAGTTGCCCGTCAGGCACTGGAAATCGGCATTGAAGTGGTCAAGCCGGGTGCGACGCTGGGTGACATCGGCCATGCGATCCAGAGCTATGTTGAAGGCGAGAGATGCTCAGTGGTGCGTGAATACTGCGGCCACGGTATCGGCCGCGCCTTCCACGAGGATCCGCAGGTCCTGCACTACGGCAAGCCCGGCGATGGTCTGAAACTGGAACCCGGCATGGTGTTTACGATTGAACCGATGGTGAATATCGGGCGGGCGGCGGTGAAACTGCTCGGCGACAACTGGACCGTGGTGACACGCGACAAATCACTCTCCGCCCAGTTCGAGCATACGCTGGCCGTGACTGAAACCGGCTGCGAAATCCTTACTGTTCCATCCAGATAA
- the typA gene encoding translational GTPase TypA, whose product MSRKLRNIAIIAHVDHGKTTLVDELLKQSGTMDSLRADMETCVMDSNDLEKERGITITAKNTAIRYGDTHINIIDTPGHADFGGEVERVLNMVDGVVLLVDAREGPMPQTKFVTSKALALGLKPIVVINKIDREGSDPDAVVDLTFDLFASLGATDEQLEFPVVYASAKNGYGMLDLNEKSDNLTCLFDTIIEHVQEPEGDPDAPLQMLATTLDWDEYIGRIVIGRIANGRIKTGEDITVVHADSSKETFKVSKLLGFLGLNRIEIKEAQAGDIIAIAGIEHINIGETIASKENPIALPVIHVDEPTLSMELHVNNSPLAGTEGKLITTRQIRDRLMREIRTNVAMRVEETDSADIYKVSGRGELHIGILLETMRREGFEMAVSRPTVIIRTIDGVKQEPYEHVTVDVESEYQGSVIEKLGKRGAEMTSMETNADGYTRIEFMAPTRSLIGYTSEFLTDTRGTGIMNHVFHAYGPYVGALPGRTNGVLISMENGESVAFALWKLQERGKMFIGSGEKLYEGMIIGINSRDSDMTVNPIKEKKLTNVRASGKDESIDLVPPMKLSLERAIEFIADDELVEITPKSIRLRKRFLKENERKRATPRAS is encoded by the coding sequence ATGTCCCGCAAGCTGCGCAATATCGCCATCATCGCCCACGTTGACCATGGCAAAACTACCCTGGTTGATGAACTGCTGAAGCAGTCCGGCACAATGGATTCACTCCGTGCTGACATGGAGACCTGTGTCATGGACTCCAACGACCTCGAAAAAGAGCGTGGCATTACCATTACCGCCAAGAACACCGCAATCCGCTACGGTGATACCCACATCAACATTATCGACACCCCTGGCCATGCCGACTTCGGCGGCGAGGTTGAGCGTGTTCTGAACATGGTTGACGGTGTAGTACTGCTGGTTGATGCCCGCGAAGGCCCAATGCCGCAGACAAAATTTGTAACCTCCAAAGCGCTGGCTCTAGGCCTGAAGCCGATTGTTGTAATTAACAAGATCGACCGTGAAGGCTCTGATCCTGATGCTGTCGTTGACCTCACCTTTGACCTGTTTGCCTCCCTTGGTGCTACAGATGAGCAGCTTGAGTTCCCGGTTGTTTATGCTTCGGCCAAGAACGGTTACGGCATGCTTGATCTGAATGAAAAGTCCGACAACCTGACCTGCCTGTTCGACACCATCATCGAGCATGTTCAGGAGCCTGAGGGTGACCCTGATGCGCCGCTGCAGATGCTAGCTACTACGCTGGACTGGGATGAATATATTGGCCGTATCGTTATCGGTCGTATCGCCAACGGCCGTATCAAAACAGGTGAAGATATCACCGTTGTACACGCCGACTCCTCTAAAGAGACCTTTAAGGTCTCCAAGCTGCTTGGTTTCCTTGGCCTCAACCGCATCGAAATCAAGGAGGCCCAGGCTGGTGACATCATCGCCATTGCCGGCATCGAGCATATTAACATTGGTGAAACCATTGCCTCCAAAGAGAATCCTATTGCACTGCCGGTAATCCACGTGGATGAGCCAACGCTCTCCATGGAACTGCATGTCAACAATTCACCGCTGGCTGGCACTGAAGGCAAGCTGATCACCACCCGCCAGATTCGTGACCGACTGATGCGTGAAATCCGCACCAATGTGGCCATGCGTGTAGAAGAGACTGACTCAGCCGACATCTATAAGGTATCAGGCCGAGGCGAGCTGCATATCGGCATCCTGCTGGAAACCATGCGTCGCGAAGGTTTCGAGATGGCTGTATCACGCCCTACCGTAATTATCCGCACGATCGATGGCGTTAAACAGGAGCCATACGAGCACGTGACCGTTGATGTGGAGTCAGAGTATCAGGGCTCGGTTATTGAAAAGCTGGGCAAACGCGGTGCTGAAATGACCTCGATGGAGACCAATGCAGACGGTTATACCCGCATTGAGTTCATGGCCCCTACCCGCAGCCTGATCGGCTACACCTCTGAATTCCTCACCGACACCCGTGGCACTGGTATCATGAATCATGTATTCCACGCCTACGGACCGTATGTCGGCGCTCTGCCGGGCCGTACCAACGGCGTATTGATCTCCATGGAGAATGGTGAGTCCGTTGCCTTTGCCCTGTGGAAACTACAGGAGCGCGGCAAGATGTTTATCGGCTCTGGTGAGAAGCTGTATGAAGGCATGATCATCGGCATCAACAGCCGTGATTCAGATATGACAGTGAATCCGATCAAGGAGAAGAAACTGACCAACGTACGTGCATCAGGTAAGGATGAGTCCATTGATCTGGTTCCGCCTATGAAACTGAGTCTGGAGCGTGCTATCGAGTTCATTGCAGATGATGAACTGGTAGAGATCACTCCTAAATCGATCCGCCTGCGCAAGCGTTTCCTCAAAGAGAATGAGCGCAAACGTGCAACACCACGCGCTTCTTAA
- the sixA gene encoding phosphohistidine phosphatase SixA: MRLYLVQHGLAKDESEDAARPLSNQGREDVTRTAGFLSLFEKPRPSRILHSGKLRAEQTAQMFAQAWGDLPVEKTLDLAPNDDPSTWIAHLSSMDSDLMLVGHLPHMQRLAGLLISGDPEREAVHFRNGGVLCLEKREAGWAVLWQINPTLFYGED; the protein is encoded by the coding sequence ATGAGGCTCTACCTGGTTCAGCACGGTTTGGCGAAGGATGAAAGCGAGGATGCGGCGCGCCCCTTATCCAATCAGGGCAGGGAAGATGTCACCCGTACTGCAGGTTTTCTAAGCCTGTTTGAGAAACCGAGGCCTTCAAGGATATTGCACAGCGGCAAGCTGCGGGCAGAGCAGACGGCGCAGATGTTTGCCCAAGCGTGGGGTGATCTGCCCGTTGAAAAGACACTTGATCTTGCCCCGAACGATGATCCCTCTACATGGATAGCCCATCTCTCCTCAATGGACAGTGATCTGATGCTGGTCGGCCATCTGCCACACATGCAACGATTGGCTGGCTTATTGATCAGTGGTGACCCAGAGCGTGAAGCAGTCCATTTCCGCAACGGTGGTGTTCTCTGCCTGGAGAAACGGGAGGCTGGCTGGGCCGTGCTCTGGCAGATCAATCCAACACTTTTTTATGGTGAAGATTGA